The following are encoded together in the Adhaeribacter arboris genome:
- a CDS encoding alpha-E domain-containing protein, producing MLSRIGNSLFWMGRYIERAEHVARYTKVHYVSSLDAPLALNKENTLESILDLMGQQADYYQKYGQLTDDDVLCFITIDDNNPSSIVSTVNLIRENARGTRDSISMEIWEAINRFYHSINKYDATRFQQKGIFSFSREVEENSSVIKGLIANTLIRDEVWMLISLGINLERAVQICKMILTTLYDVEKIDPAKRGGPAENYQWTMLLKSAQAFDMYKRYYKTNTWRRNILDFLLFNATFPKSLAYNLSYIQKNVQSIAFQEAKGKDSITFKVGKSAAQLQFMTIEEVEDDTIGFLNKALDKLYKLGRLLEEKYLVY from the coding sequence ATGTTATCAAGAATTGGTAATAGTTTATTCTGGATGGGGCGCTACATTGAGCGGGCCGAACACGTAGCCCGTTACACCAAAGTGCATTATGTTTCGTCGCTGGATGCTCCGTTGGCGCTGAATAAAGAAAATACTTTAGAATCTATCTTAGATTTAATGGGTCAGCAAGCCGATTATTACCAAAAATACGGGCAACTAACCGATGATGATGTACTTTGCTTTATTACCATCGACGATAATAATCCTTCTTCCATTGTATCTACCGTTAATTTAATCCGGGAAAATGCCCGGGGTACCCGCGACAGTATTTCGATGGAAATATGGGAAGCCATTAACCGGTTTTATCACAGCATTAATAAGTACGATGCCACCAGATTTCAGCAAAAAGGAATTTTTAGTTTTTCCCGGGAAGTAGAAGAAAACAGCTCGGTAATTAAAGGTTTAATCGCCAATACGCTCATCCGCGACGAAGTGTGGATGTTAATATCTTTAGGCATTAACCTGGAGCGGGCCGTGCAAATTTGTAAAATGATTTTAACCACTTTGTACGACGTAGAAAAAATAGATCCGGCAAAACGAGGCGGCCCCGCCGAAAATTACCAATGGACGATGCTGCTGAAAAGCGCTCAAGCCTTTGATATGTACAAACGGTATTATAAAACCAATACCTGGCGCCGTAACATTCTGGATTTTCTGCTGTTTAATGCCACTTTTCCGAAATCATTGGCTTATAATTTAAGCTATATTCAAAAAAATGTGCAGAGCATTGCTTTTCAGGAAGCAAAAGGAAAAGATTCCATAACGTTTAAGGTGGGCAAAAGTGCGGCTCAGCTACAATTCATGACCATAGAAGAAGTAGAAGATGATACCATTGGCTTTTTAAATAAAGCGCTGGATAAATTATACAAGCTGGGCCGGTTGCTCGAAGAAAAGTACCTTGTTTATTAA
- a CDS encoding circularly permuted type 2 ATP-grasp protein, translating to MSDVRSYETYQGVFSGYDLKPGFLDEVFSPEGKVFPHYNLVLDQFKQFTTEDFNELNELAKVSFFNQGVTFAVYSDKARGVERIFPFDLFPRIISASDWDHLERGVIQRNLAINLFIQDIYNKKQILRDGIVPAELIFSSSHYAKAMLGINPVGNIYNHISGTDLIKHSDGQYYVLEDNVRCPSGVSYVLSNREAMKKTLFNLFRKHDVLSVQDYPQQLLSIMQSVAPNSDNEPTCVVLTPGVYNSAYYEHSFLALTMGIPLVEGRDLFVDHNFVYMKTIYGPQRVDVIYRRIDDLFLDPLAFKADSVLGIPGILGAYREGNVSLLNAPGTGAADDKAVYSYVPEIIKYYLGEDPILNNVHTYRCELDHDYSYVLEHMEELVVKPVDESGGYGILVGSNSTREQREELKKVIAANRRKYIAQPIMSLSLHSTFIEKENKFEGRHIDLRTYTLLGKDKQYVLKGGLSRVALTKGSLVVNSSQGGGSKDTWVLAK from the coding sequence ATGAGTGATGTCCGGAGTTATGAAACCTACCAAGGGGTTTTTAGCGGTTACGATTTAAAGCCAGGGTTTCTGGATGAGGTATTTAGCCCGGAGGGGAAAGTTTTCCCGCATTATAATTTAGTGCTGGATCAGTTTAAGCAATTTACCACCGAAGATTTTAACGAACTAAATGAACTGGCCAAAGTTTCTTTCTTTAACCAGGGCGTAACGTTTGCCGTGTACTCCGACAAAGCCCGGGGCGTAGAGCGGATTTTTCCTTTTGATCTTTTCCCTCGCATTATTTCGGCGAGTGATTGGGACCATTTAGAACGAGGGGTTATTCAACGGAACCTGGCCATAAATTTATTTATTCAGGATATTTACAACAAAAAGCAGATTCTTCGGGACGGGATTGTGCCGGCTGAGCTTATCTTTAGTTCGAGTCATTACGCCAAAGCCATGCTGGGCATTAACCCGGTGGGTAATATCTACAACCATATTTCGGGAACGGATTTAATTAAGCACAGCGACGGCCAGTATTACGTGCTGGAAGATAACGTGCGCTGCCCTTCGGGAGTTAGTTACGTACTTTCCAACCGCGAAGCCATGAAGAAAACGCTGTTTAATCTTTTCCGCAAACACGATGTGTTGTCGGTCCAGGATTATCCGCAACAGTTGCTGTCCATTATGCAGTCCGTGGCCCCAAACAGCGATAACGAACCTACCTGCGTGGTTCTAACGCCGGGCGTATATAATTCGGCGTATTACGAACATTCCTTTCTGGCGCTTACCATGGGCATCCCGCTGGTAGAAGGACGCGATTTGTTCGTGGATCATAATTTCGTGTACATGAAAACGATTTATGGCCCGCAGCGGGTAGATGTTATTTACCGGCGAATCGATGATTTATTTCTGGACCCATTGGCTTTTAAAGCGGATTCGGTTTTAGGCATACCGGGTATATTGGGAGCCTACCGCGAAGGAAATGTTTCGCTACTCAACGCTCCCGGTACCGGCGCCGCCGACGACAAAGCCGTGTACAGCTACGTGCCGGAAATTATAAAATACTACCTGGGCGAGGACCCGATTCTGAATAATGTACATACTTACCGCTGCGAACTCGACCATGATTATTCGTATGTATTAGAGCACATGGAGGAACTGGTAGTAAAACCGGTTGATGAGTCGGGGGGTTACGGAATTTTGGTTGGCAGTAATTCTACCCGGGAGCAACGCGAAGAATTAAAAAAAGTTATCGCGGCCAACCGCCGGAAATACATTGCGCAACCCATTATGTCGCTTTCGCTGCATTCCACCTTTATCGAAAAGGAAAACAAATTTGAAGGGCGCCACATTGATTTACGCACGTACACCCTTTTGGGCAAAGACAAACAGTATGTATTAAAAGGCGGCTTGTCGCGGGTGGCGCTTACTAAAGGTAGCTTAGTGGTAAACTCCTCGCAGGGCGGAGGTTCTAAAGATACCTGGGTGCTGGCGAAATAA
- a CDS encoding sugar phosphate isomerase/epimerase family protein, protein MKKISYLFSLLLFSGQFLPDAEAQSGKPLFPQMPGMEAYTYRESFKKNVAATLDTIKMLGFTELESGASPYGLTAETFRKMLDERRLTCPSVGAGYDEIVKDPAEVARKAKVLGAKYVMVAWIPHKKEFTLADAQKAASDFNRVGKILKDQGITFCYHNHGYEFGPYQNGTLFDYLAANTDPRYVSFELDILWAFHGGQDPVQLLNKYGSRWKLMHLKDLKKGVKGDLTGNTPIENDVVLGTGQLDIPAILKAAKKVGIKHYFIEDESPQPHKQVPQTLAYLKSLKE, encoded by the coding sequence ATGAAAAAAATATCTTATTTATTTTCTTTGCTCTTATTTTCCGGTCAGTTTTTACCGGACGCGGAAGCTCAATCCGGCAAGCCTTTGTTTCCGCAAATGCCTGGGATGGAGGCGTATACCTACCGCGAAAGTTTTAAGAAGAACGTAGCGGCTACGCTCGATACCATTAAAATGCTGGGGTTTACCGAGTTGGAAAGCGGCGCTAGTCCTTATGGACTAACGGCCGAAACTTTCCGGAAAATGCTGGATGAACGCCGCTTAACTTGTCCTTCAGTGGGAGCTGGTTACGACGAAATTGTAAAAGACCCCGCCGAAGTTGCCCGGAAAGCCAAAGTATTGGGAGCCAAATACGTAATGGTGGCCTGGATACCGCATAAAAAAGAATTTACGCTAGCCGACGCGCAAAAAGCTGCCAGCGATTTTAACCGGGTTGGTAAGATTTTAAAAGATCAAGGCATTACTTTCTGTTACCATAACCACGGTTATGAATTCGGGCCTTACCAAAATGGTACCCTCTTCGATTACCTGGCCGCGAATACCGATCCGCGTTATGTTTCGTTTGAACTGGATATTTTATGGGCTTTTCACGGGGGGCAAGACCCGGTGCAACTCCTGAATAAATACGGCAGCCGCTGGAAACTCATGCACTTAAAAGATTTGAAAAAAGGCGTGAAAGGCGATTTAACCGGTAATACTCCCATCGAAAACGACGTAGTCCTCGGAACCGGCCAATTAGATATTCCGGCCATTTTAAAAGCGGCTAAAAAAGTAGGCATCAAACATTACTTCATCGAAGACGAAAGCCCCCAACCCCACAAGCAAGTGCCGCAAACCCTGGCTTATTTAAAAAGTTTAAAGGAGTAA
- a CDS encoding transferrin receptor-like dimerization domain-containing protein has product MKVLPLLLMFLLFAATGYTQKLMGFTDVNAAKQIDWEKQFDAQLNAKNLDTWMQFLTSHPHHVGSPQDKANAEYMANLFKQWGYQTEIASYDVLFPTPKTRLLELLGKQPYKAKLEEPSLPEDKTSGQKTEQLPAYNAYSADGDVTAELVFVNRGVPADYEELERFGVEVKGKIAIAKYGGSWRGIKPKLAAEHGAIGCLIYSDPQDDGYALGDVYPQGAFRPKDGVQRGSVMDMPVSPGDPLTPNIGATKKAKRLDRKEANTIMKIPVLPISYEDAMPLLQSLAGPVVPANWRGGLPITYHVGPSKDKVHLKVDFNWDIKPLYNVIAKLPGSEFPDEWVIRGNHHDAWVNGAADPTSGMVAEMEEARAIGELVKKGFKLKRTLVYCAWDGEEPALLGSTEWTEDHQDELRKKAVFYLNSDGNSRGFIEVGGSHTLEPFFNEIADAVIDPQTKVSIKDRSYAATMVTANKNARAKLTGTKTIKLEALGAGSDWSGFLQHLGIASMNLGFYGESEGGVYHSVYDSYDHFIKYQDPGFNYGVALSKTAGRIIMRMANADILPFEVNSFYKTVAEYITDLKSQLDNTRAENELENKMIQDKLFDLAKDPTSNYKIPKIKDAVPYLNFSHLENALVQLRTNTEALGKQYGSALGMPVTKQKQLNEILYKLERKLITEKGLPRRPWYKHQIYAPGYYTGYGVKTLPGIREAIEQRNWPEAQENIEVIAKTMESYTQQIQLALAVLSR; this is encoded by the coding sequence ATGAAAGTTTTGCCATTACTTTTAATGTTCCTGCTTTTTGCCGCCACAGGCTATACCCAAAAGCTAATGGGTTTCACGGATGTAAATGCGGCTAAACAAATTGATTGGGAAAAACAGTTTGATGCGCAGCTAAATGCCAAAAATCTGGATACCTGGATGCAGTTTCTCACGTCACATCCGCACCATGTGGGCAGTCCGCAAGATAAAGCAAATGCCGAATACATGGCGAATTTGTTTAAACAATGGGGATACCAAACCGAAATTGCTTCTTACGATGTCTTATTTCCTACCCCTAAAACCAGGTTGTTGGAACTCTTAGGCAAGCAACCTTACAAGGCCAAACTGGAAGAACCCAGCTTGCCCGAAGACAAAACTTCCGGCCAAAAAACAGAACAACTACCCGCTTACAACGCTTATTCAGCCGATGGCGATGTAACAGCGGAATTAGTCTTTGTTAATCGGGGTGTTCCGGCTGATTATGAGGAACTAGAAAGATTTGGTGTTGAGGTGAAAGGCAAAATTGCAATTGCCAAATATGGTGGTTCCTGGCGCGGTATTAAACCCAAATTAGCGGCAGAACACGGCGCTATTGGCTGCCTTATTTATTCCGATCCGCAAGATGACGGTTATGCTCTCGGAGATGTGTACCCCCAAGGCGCTTTCCGGCCAAAAGATGGAGTGCAGCGCGGTTCTGTAATGGATATGCCGGTTTCTCCCGGCGATCCGCTAACTCCCAATATAGGAGCAACCAAGAAAGCCAAGCGCTTGGACCGCAAGGAAGCCAATACTATCATGAAAATTCCCGTTCTGCCCATCTCCTACGAAGATGCAATGCCTTTATTACAGTCCTTAGCGGGCCCGGTGGTGCCCGCTAATTGGCGAGGAGGTTTACCGATTACGTATCATGTTGGTCCAAGCAAAGATAAAGTGCATTTGAAAGTGGATTTTAATTGGGATATCAAACCGCTTTATAACGTAATTGCCAAATTGCCGGGTAGTGAATTTCCGGATGAATGGGTTATTCGGGGAAATCATCACGATGCCTGGGTAAACGGGGCAGCTGACCCTACCAGCGGAATGGTAGCCGAAATGGAAGAAGCCAGAGCCATTGGCGAATTAGTTAAAAAAGGATTTAAATTAAAGCGGACGCTGGTGTATTGCGCCTGGGATGGGGAAGAACCGGCTTTGCTGGGTTCAACGGAATGGACAGAAGATCACCAGGATGAATTACGGAAAAAAGCCGTCTTCTATTTAAATTCCGATGGCAATTCCAGAGGCTTCATTGAAGTCGGGGGATCTCATACCTTAGAACCTTTTTTTAACGAAATAGCAGATGCGGTGATAGATCCGCAAACCAAGGTGAGTATAAAAGATAGAAGTTATGCTGCCACTATGGTAACTGCAAATAAAAACGCCCGGGCTAAATTAACCGGAACTAAAACTATAAAATTGGAGGCGCTTGGCGCAGGTTCCGATTGGTCTGGTTTCTTGCAACATTTAGGTATTGCCTCCATGAATCTCGGTTTTTATGGAGAATCGGAAGGGGGTGTTTATCATTCCGTTTACGATTCCTACGATCATTTTATAAAATACCAAGACCCGGGTTTTAATTATGGCGTGGCCTTATCCAAAACTGCCGGGCGTATAATAATGCGAATGGCCAATGCCGATATTTTGCCTTTTGAGGTAAATAGCTTTTACAAAACAGTAGCAGAGTATATTACCGATTTAAAATCCCAATTAGATAACACCCGAGCCGAAAATGAACTGGAAAATAAAATGATTCAGGATAAGTTATTTGACCTGGCAAAGGATCCTACTTCAAATTATAAAATACCAAAAATAAAAGATGCTGTACCTTATCTTAATTTCAGTCACCTGGAAAATGCCCTGGTACAGCTAAGAACCAATACCGAAGCATTAGGAAAGCAATATGGCAGCGCTCTAGGAATGCCTGTTACCAAACAAAAGCAACTAAATGAAATCTTATATAAACTGGAAAGAAAACTGATTACGGAAAAAGGATTACCCAGGCGACCCTGGTATAAGCACCAGATTTATGCCCCAGGATATTATACCGGCTACGGCGTAAAAACCTTGCCGGGTATTCGGGAGGCTATAGAACAGCGCAATTGGCCAGAAGCACAGGAAAATATAGAAGTAATAGCCAAAACAATGGAATCGTATACGCAACAAATTCAACTGGCCCTGGCTGTTCTTAGCAGATAA
- a CDS encoding MFS transporter translates to MENVNTPSSTEYESKSLKSTYTLQFWLLCLCSFLFMAGHYMILPELPAYLSSMGGGDYKGYIIGLFTVTAAISRPFSGRLADKIGRIPVIVLGTGVCCACALVYPFVGSVAAFLFLRLIHGFSMGFQPTGTSAYVADIAPENRRGEAIGLFGLLGSLGIAFGPVIGSTVAQQFSLTTMFYLSSVCSLVSVLLLSKMRETVAVPVPFAFSLLKIKVKELFEPRVWIPASILFLIMFPNGMVLTLIPDFSQFLGLSNKGVYFTFFTGASLATRYLAGRASDKYGRVPVLRCSLLILILAMMVTALATSPGILIVAAILYGITSGISSPTLYAWTVDLSRDQQRGRAMATAYFAVEAGVGAGALLAGWAFANQARNIPTVFWLATLFGFSAFLFLLLVAKSNRLK, encoded by the coding sequence ATGGAAAATGTAAATACTCCTTCCTCTACAGAATACGAGTCTAAATCCCTAAAATCAACCTATACCCTCCAGTTCTGGTTATTATGCCTATGCTCCTTTCTTTTTATGGCGGGCCATTACATGATTTTACCCGAATTACCGGCTTATCTTAGTTCTATGGGCGGCGGCGATTACAAAGGCTATATAATTGGCTTATTTACCGTTACCGCGGCCATTAGCCGGCCGTTTAGTGGCCGTTTAGCGGATAAAATCGGGCGGATTCCGGTTATTGTTTTGGGTACCGGCGTTTGCTGCGCCTGCGCTTTGGTTTATCCCTTTGTAGGTTCCGTAGCGGCTTTTCTTTTTCTCCGGTTAATTCACGGTTTTTCCATGGGCTTTCAGCCGACCGGGACTTCGGCGTACGTAGCCGATATTGCTCCGGAAAATCGCCGCGGCGAGGCCATTGGATTATTTGGATTGTTGGGAAGTCTGGGAATAGCCTTCGGGCCGGTAATTGGCAGCACGGTGGCGCAGCAATTTTCCTTAACCACTATGTTTTACCTTTCCTCGGTTTGTTCCTTGGTTTCCGTTTTATTATTATCTAAGATGCGGGAAACAGTAGCCGTACCCGTACCTTTCGCCTTTTCTTTACTTAAAATTAAAGTAAAAGAGCTTTTTGAACCGCGGGTATGGATTCCAGCCTCTATCTTGTTTTTGATTATGTTTCCGAACGGCATGGTGCTCACCTTAATTCCGGATTTTAGCCAATTTTTAGGTTTAAGTAATAAAGGAGTATATTTTACTTTTTTTACCGGTGCTTCTTTGGCCACGCGTTACCTGGCGGGCCGGGCTTCGGATAAATATGGCCGGGTACCCGTTTTGCGTTGCTCTTTGCTTATTTTAATTCTGGCCATGATGGTTACGGCCTTAGCTACTTCGCCGGGTATTTTAATAGTGGCCGCCATTCTTTACGGGATTACCTCGGGTATTAGCTCTCCAACTCTTTACGCCTGGACCGTAGATTTAAGCCGGGATCAACAACGCGGCCGCGCTATGGCGACGGCTTATTTTGCCGTGGAAGCCGGCGTAGGAGCCGGTGCTTTACTAGCCGGCTGGGCATTTGCCAACCAAGCCCGGAACATTCCCACGGTATTCTGGCTCGCTACTTTGTTTGGTTTTAGCGCTTTTTTGTTTTTGCTTTTGGTAGCTAAATCAAATCGGCTGAAATAA
- a CDS encoding acyltransferase family protein, with product MHKAYSSPVAVTNAILTPKTKARYLALDVLRGMTVALMIVVNTPGSWETVYAPFRHAEWHGFTITDLVFPTFLFVVGNALSFSRQKFAQQDNKAFLTKIITRTALIFLIGLFLNAYPFITFSDGSYPLKDFSALRIMGVLQRIALCYGFAALIIHYFKIRGVVIFSVLALSAYWAILYFLGDQPEPYSLSGNAALKFDLLVLPAKNLYKGYGIPFDPEGLLSTLPAIVNVIAGYLTGVFIQKSGNNLKTITTLNWTVVLLVVVAQLWNIYFPINKPIWTSSYVLQTVGLDLLILAGLLFIIEIANLKKWTYFFEVFGRNPLFIYALSGMIVKTLGLIKIGDQGLQGWIYQHGYANWLAGKNASLLFAISYMLVLWLIGYLLDKKRVYIKV from the coding sequence ATGCATAAAGCTTATTCTTCGCCGGTGGCAGTCACGAATGCAATACTTACCCCGAAAACCAAAGCGCGGTATCTGGCTCTGGATGTATTGCGGGGAATGACCGTGGCGCTTATGATTGTGGTAAATACGCCGGGTAGTTGGGAAACAGTTTACGCGCCTTTCCGACACGCCGAATGGCACGGATTTACCATTACCGATTTAGTTTTTCCTACTTTTTTGTTTGTAGTAGGCAATGCTTTAAGTTTTAGCAGGCAAAAATTCGCGCAGCAGGATAACAAAGCTTTTCTGACCAAAATAATTACCCGGACCGCTCTTATATTTTTGATCGGGTTATTTTTAAATGCGTATCCGTTTATTACCTTTTCAGACGGCAGTTATCCGTTAAAAGATTTCTCGGCGCTCCGGATTATGGGGGTGTTGCAGCGCATTGCGCTTTGTTATGGTTTTGCCGCATTAATTATTCATTATTTCAAAATCAGAGGCGTCGTTATCTTCAGTGTACTGGCTTTAAGTGCGTACTGGGCCATCCTGTATTTCCTGGGCGACCAACCGGAGCCTTACAGCCTTTCCGGTAATGCCGCATTAAAATTCGATCTTTTGGTACTACCCGCTAAAAATTTATACAAAGGCTATGGTATTCCCTTCGACCCGGAAGGTTTGTTGAGCACTTTGCCGGCTATCGTAAACGTAATTGCTGGTTACCTGACGGGAGTATTTATTCAGAAAAGCGGAAATAATCTAAAAACGATAACTACCTTAAACTGGACAGTAGTGCTATTAGTGGTAGTGGCTCAACTATGGAATATCTATTTCCCGATTAATAAACCCATCTGGACTAGTTCCTATGTATTACAAACGGTAGGTTTAGACTTGCTTATTTTAGCTGGCTTACTGTTTATAATAGAAATAGCTAATTTAAAAAAATGGACTTATTTCTTTGAAGTATTTGGCCGTAATCCTTTGTTTATTTACGCTTTGTCGGGCATGATAGTGAAAACCCTGGGCTTAATTAAAATAGGGGATCAAGGTTTGCAAGGCTGGATTTACCAACATGGTTACGCTAACTGGCTGGCTGGCAAAAATGCTTCTTTGTTGTTTGCAATATCCTATATGTTAGTCTTGTGGTTGATTGGGTACTTGCTGGACAAAAAAAGAGTTTATATAAAAGTTTGA
- a CDS encoding RNA polymerase sigma factor, with translation MLENTSRKETERALAISLQQGQPQVLALLYDAYAPVLLGLITRIVRNPPKAELILQETFLAIWQKRNTYHAAQSGLLTWMIMVAKETALANLESDKWNDNASEKETDSTLPADDAPVVKSFQELEANEKAALDLVYLKGQCCADAAATLGISEETLKNNLRMAIKHLRANKP, from the coding sequence ATGCTGGAAAATACTAGTCGGAAAGAGACCGAGCGGGCTTTGGCAATTTCTCTACAGCAAGGTCAACCGCAAGTGCTTGCTTTATTGTACGATGCTTACGCTCCGGTACTATTGGGATTGATTACCCGAATCGTGCGGAACCCGCCGAAAGCGGAATTGATTTTACAGGAGACTTTCCTGGCTATATGGCAAAAGCGGAACACGTATCATGCGGCGCAAAGCGGGCTTTTAACCTGGATGATTATGGTGGCGAAAGAAACAGCCTTAGCTAATTTAGAAAGCGATAAATGGAATGATAATGCGAGCGAGAAAGAAACCGATAGCACCTTACCGGCCGATGATGCGCCAGTAGTCAAATCATTCCAGGAACTAGAAGCAAACGAAAAAGCGGCTTTAGATTTAGTCTATCTTAAAGGTCAGTGTTGTGCCGATGCAGCGGCTACCCTAGGTATATCGGAAGAGACTTTAAAAAATAATTTACGAATGGCCATTAAGCACTTAAGGGCCAATAAACCATGA